The Brevibacillus brevis genome contains a region encoding:
- a CDS encoding dihydrofolate reductase family protein, whose product MASLIYHVAVSLDNFIADQAMMDGDIESTLFLFEGEHVPDFLSEIQEYDAVLMGAKTYEFGFKFGAKPGEPGYKGIKHYIFSSSMQFESNAEVELVKGDAIEFIKNLKQQENGKLWLCGGGELAGALLAHKLIDQLVLKVNPVMVGEGTPLFGSVKPRLKLDLVDMKQYANGVIKSTYDIVYT is encoded by the coding sequence ATGGCCTCATTAATTTATCATGTCGCCGTATCGTTAGACAATTTCATTGCGGATCAAGCGATGATGGATGGAGATATCGAAAGCACGCTCTTTTTATTCGAAGGTGAACATGTACCGGACTTTTTATCTGAAATTCAGGAATATGATGCTGTGCTGATGGGCGCCAAAACCTACGAATTTGGGTTTAAATTCGGGGCCAAACCGGGCGAACCAGGCTATAAGGGGATCAAGCATTATATTTTCTCTAGCTCCATGCAGTTTGAGTCCAATGCAGAAGTCGAGCTGGTCAAAGGCGATGCCATCGAATTTATCAAAAATCTCAAACAGCAAGAAAACGGCAAGCTGTGGCTATGTGGGGGCGGTGAATTGGCAGGGGCGTTACTGGCACATAAACTGATTGATCAATTAGTACTGAAGGTGAATCCGGTGATGGTCGGGGAAGGTACACCTCTATTTGGTAGTGTGAAGCCACGTCTCAAGCTAGATTTAGTGGATATGAAGCAGTATGCGAATGGAGTCATTAAATCTACTTACGATATCGTTTATACGTAA
- a CDS encoding HEAT repeat domain-containing protein: MKQMTPEEQVLLEELYRSDERKVEILHFLARKGSMITLTFLLPFALEKREEIQKAALAAIHQITSRLRKQDFISLDQYIRRLTPYSNKNQLAAWHELLPEDIREFSINDESDLCFIGICSFHRNGYVREAAVEMLLKQVTGAEIPFLLIRLNDWQPKIRYLAFKACKLRFRPNYVKHFLESVFLLKHLSAYYNREKFSDFLEEIDAMFRHPNNRDVVRSGFHSKDPVVRRFCFDLANNLHDIDPDEVIAEALIQKDALIRLQMVKHMCKQDENDRLQRWLDQIRRDVFPPIRQLALQAYVDRFPEESTDALLAALLDGHKSIREMARFYLKDKKIDFAAFYREKLVGTEEQVIPIAIVGVGETGVKANDQWILPFLRHENERIQRAAVKALAMLNPEDHIEVFIRALQTNKRSASREARQILADRIELRHADMLWEMLKKDVGLHVKKNILFLFSKMNKADSISLLLRACVVQEKEIRDDAILYTEQWLYGYNRRFYLRLKDEQREKISQMLGEVREFLPEDIAEFVESLLANK, translated from the coding sequence ATGAAGCAAATGACGCCGGAAGAGCAAGTGCTTCTTGAGGAATTGTATAGATCGGACGAAAGAAAAGTAGAAATTCTCCACTTCTTGGCTAGGAAGGGAAGCATGATTACTCTGACCTTTCTATTACCATTTGCTTTGGAGAAAAGAGAAGAAATACAAAAGGCAGCACTTGCGGCTATTCATCAAATAACCTCACGCCTGCGTAAACAAGATTTCATTAGCTTGGATCAATACATACGGAGATTGACCCCTTATTCAAATAAAAACCAATTGGCAGCGTGGCATGAATTGTTGCCAGAGGATATCCGGGAGTTTTCGATAAACGATGAGTCGGACCTTTGTTTCATCGGAATTTGCAGCTTCCATCGAAACGGTTATGTAAGGGAAGCAGCAGTTGAAATGTTGTTAAAACAGGTTACGGGTGCGGAGATTCCCTTTTTGCTGATCCGTTTGAATGATTGGCAACCCAAAATTCGTTATCTGGCGTTTAAGGCATGTAAGCTGAGATTCCGTCCAAATTATGTGAAGCACTTTCTCGAATCCGTTTTCTTGTTGAAGCATTTGTCCGCATACTATAACCGTGAAAAGTTCTCCGATTTCCTAGAGGAGATCGACGCAATGTTTCGTCATCCAAATAATAGGGACGTGGTACGCAGTGGTTTTCACTCAAAAGATCCGGTTGTTCGGCGATTTTGCTTTGATTTGGCAAACAACCTTCACGATATCGATCCGGATGAGGTTATTGCAGAGGCTTTGATTCAGAAGGATGCCTTGATCAGGCTCCAGATGGTTAAGCATATGTGCAAACAGGACGAAAATGATCGCCTGCAAAGATGGCTCGATCAAATTCGACGTGACGTTTTTCCTCCTATTCGCCAACTGGCCCTACAAGCTTATGTGGATCGCTTTCCTGAGGAATCGACTGATGCCTTGCTTGCTGCTCTGCTTGATGGGCATAAATCCATCCGCGAAATGGCCCGATTTTATTTGAAGGACAAGAAGATCGATTTCGCTGCCTTCTATCGAGAAAAATTGGTTGGTACCGAGGAGCAGGTGATACCAATAGCGATTGTGGGAGTAGGCGAAACGGGTGTGAAAGCAAATGATCAATGGATTCTCCCGTTTTTGCGCCATGAAAATGAACGGATACAACGAGCAGCAGTGAAGGCACTCGCTATGCTGAATCCAGAAGATCACATCGAAGTTTTTATCCGCGCTTTGCAAACCAATAAACGAAGCGCATCTCGGGAAGCAAGACAAATACTAGCGGATAGGATAGAGCTTCGTCATGCGGACATGCTTTGGGAGATGCTCAAAAAAGATGTGGGCCTTCACGTGAAGAAAAACATTCTCTTCTTATTTTCGAAGATGAACAAGGCAGACAGTATTTCATTATTATTACGGGCATGTGTTGTGCAGGAAAAAGAAATACGCGATGATGCAATCCTGTATACCGAGCAGTGGCTGTATGGATATAATAGAAGGTTCTATCTGCGATTAAAGGATGAACAGCGTGAAAAAATTAGCCAAATGCTTGGTGAGGTTCGAGAGTTTCTGCCGGAGGATATAGCTGAATTCGTCGAGTCGCTCCTTGCGAATAAATAA
- a CDS encoding exodeoxyribonuclease III, with amino-acid sequence MKLISWNVNGLRACVNKGFYEYFKEANADIFCLQETKLQEGQIEMEIGEEYHQYWNYAEKKGYSGTAVFTKMEPLSVRYGLEEDHEPEGRIITLEFHDFYLVTVYTPNAKRDLSRLDYRLEWEDRFRNYLLQLDAKKPVVVCGDLNVAHQEIDLKNAKSNRGNSGFTPEEREKMTSLLATGFVDTYRYFYPDQTDSYTWWSFMPKVRERNIGWRIDYFLASERLAPSLLGAGIDSQVMGSDHCPVVLELGNIE; translated from the coding sequence ATGAAATTGATTTCTTGGAATGTAAATGGACTTCGCGCATGTGTAAACAAAGGTTTCTACGAGTACTTCAAAGAGGCGAATGCCGATATATTTTGCTTGCAGGAAACGAAGCTGCAAGAAGGTCAAATCGAGATGGAGATCGGCGAGGAGTATCATCAATATTGGAACTACGCAGAGAAAAAGGGCTATTCCGGGACGGCTGTTTTTACAAAAATGGAACCACTATCTGTGCGTTATGGCTTGGAAGAAGACCATGAACCTGAAGGACGCATCATTACATTGGAGTTCCATGATTTCTACTTGGTAACGGTATATACCCCGAATGCGAAGCGTGATTTGTCGAGATTGGATTATCGGCTGGAATGGGAGGATCGGTTTCGGAACTACTTATTGCAGCTAGATGCGAAGAAGCCTGTAGTGGTTTGTGGGGATCTGAATGTCGCCCATCAAGAGATTGATTTGAAAAATGCGAAGTCCAATCGCGGTAATTCTGGCTTTACTCCTGAAGAGCGTGAGAAGATGACGAGCTTGCTGGCAACTGGGTTTGTAGATACCTATCGATATTTTTATCCGGATCAGACAGATTCATATACGTGGTGGTCTTTTATGCCGAAAGTGAGAGAACGGAATATCGGGTGGCGTATTGATTATTTTCTCGCGTCTGAGCGATTGGCTCCGTCGTTGCTCGGAGCGGGAATTGACTCACAGGTAATGGGAAGCGATCATTGTCCGGTCGTGTTGGAGCTGGGGAACATCGAATAA
- a CDS encoding hemolysin family protein, producing the protein MLTMNLLLIAFLIFATAFFVATEFAIVKLRPSRVDQLVMEGRKNALAVQKVVSNLDGYLSACQLGITLTAIGLGVLGKPTIESIISPFLTPYLPEQVVAVLSFVIAYSLVTFLHVVVGELAPKTVAIQKAEAVSLLCAKPIIWFYKLMYPAIWVLNGSAALLVRSFGMKPTKEHEESHSEEELRIILTESYESGKINQSEYGYVSNIFAFDEMLAREIMVPRTDMSCLHKEYTLEQNLRIMKEEQYTRFPVISQNKDHIIGMINTKEFFLNYADDPNLDISKLIRPFLTVSEATPVKDLLKKMQKQRTHIAILIDEYGGTSGLVTIEDILEEIVGEIRDEFDAEEKAEIEIVEENSHVIVDGKVLLSEVNDLLNANINEEELDTIGGWLYSQNPTLKEDIQWQYDDLVFTIRKKDKHRIRKIEIQKAMGVPARELQDVT; encoded by the coding sequence TTGCTAACCATGAATTTGTTACTAATTGCTTTTCTGATTTTTGCTACTGCTTTTTTTGTGGCAACTGAATTTGCAATTGTAAAGCTTCGCCCGAGCCGTGTAGACCAATTGGTCATGGAAGGGAGAAAGAATGCTCTTGCTGTTCAGAAAGTAGTTAGTAACCTGGATGGATATTTGTCAGCGTGTCAATTAGGGATTACGTTGACAGCCATTGGCTTGGGGGTATTGGGGAAACCGACGATTGAAAGCATCATTAGCCCTTTTCTTACGCCTTATTTACCCGAACAAGTCGTTGCAGTTCTGTCGTTTGTGATTGCTTACTCGCTCGTTACGTTTCTCCATGTGGTTGTCGGGGAACTGGCACCGAAAACCGTGGCGATCCAAAAGGCAGAAGCGGTTAGCTTACTGTGTGCGAAACCTATTATTTGGTTCTATAAATTGATGTACCCTGCAATCTGGGTACTGAATGGCTCTGCTGCTCTGCTTGTGCGTTCATTCGGTATGAAACCGACCAAGGAGCATGAAGAAAGTCACTCAGAAGAAGAGCTGCGAATCATTCTGACGGAAAGCTATGAGAGCGGAAAAATTAATCAGTCTGAGTATGGATACGTCAGCAATATCTTTGCCTTTGATGAGATGCTGGCCCGCGAGATTATGGTCCCGCGGACAGATATGAGCTGCTTGCACAAAGAATATACCCTTGAGCAAAATCTGCGAATTATGAAAGAAGAGCAGTATACCCGTTTCCCGGTTATTTCGCAAAACAAAGATCATATTATCGGGATGATTAACACGAAAGAGTTCTTTCTGAATTATGCCGATGATCCAAATTTGGATATTTCCAAGCTCATCCGACCGTTTTTGACGGTTTCGGAGGCTACACCTGTAAAAGATCTTTTGAAAAAAATGCAGAAACAAAGAACACATATCGCCATCCTGATTGACGAATATGGCGGAACCTCCGGACTGGTTACGATCGAAGACATTTTGGAGGAAATTGTCGGTGAAATCCGTGATGAGTTCGACGCGGAGGAAAAAGCCGAAATCGAAATCGTGGAAGAGAACAGCCATGTGATTGTAGACGGAAAGGTACTTCTCTCCGAGGTTAACGACTTGCTTAACGCCAATATTAATGAAGAAGAGCTCGATACCATCGGGGGCTGGCTATACAGTCAAAATCCGACGCTTAAAGAAGACATCCAATGGCAATACGATGATCTCGTCTTTACGATCCGAAAGAAAGACAAGCATCGTATACGGAAAATTGAGATTCAGAAGGCAATGGGAGTTCCAGCTCGTGAGCTGCAGGACGTAACCTAA